The following DNA comes from Desulfobulbaceae bacterium.
AGAGCCGGAATGATCCATCTCCACATGATTAACCACGATATAATCAATCTTGGTGGGATCGGTAAGTTCACTGATATGATAGAGCAACTCTTCGTAGTAATTCGACTTTACCGTGTCAAAGAGGGTAATTTTTTCATCCATGACCAAAAAGGCATTATACGTCGTCCCCTTATAGGTCGAGTACCCGTGGAAATCCCGGATATCCCAATCAACTGCTCCAACCCAGTACACCTTGTCCTTGATTTCTGTAATTGCCATTCTCTCCACTCTCTCCGTTATCCTTAGTATCCTCGTCGCGCCCCGTCCCGCTGATCAGCATTTGAAGCCAACACCAGATAAAAAAAGTGCCGGCCATTTCTGAACCGGCGCTAAAAACATACGTGCCAAAATTTGTAGGGTGATTCTTCCTTAAAGCCTAAGCCGCACTATCCATCATCCCATCGTGCTAGTCTTCTAGTTGGCGGCTTCGGCTGGAAGGGTGAATATCCGCTGGCCCAACTCTTGATCCAGCGCAAAGAGACTGCTGGCGTCATGGCCAACCATCTTCAGTTTATTCACAACGCCGGTGGCAGTTGCCTCTTCTTCGACCTGCTCAGTGACAAACCACTGCAAAAAGATTGTCGTAGCATGATCACGTTCTGCCATAGAGAGATCAACCAGATTATTAATGAGACTGGTTACTTTCTGCTCATGGGC
Coding sequences within:
- a CDS encoding ferritin, with product LDGMATWMRVQAQEEMFHGMKIYDFVNERGGRAVMQAIDQPPAEWVSALAVFENALAHEQKVTSLINNLVDLSMAERDHATTIFLQWFVTEQVEEEATATGVVNKLKMVGHDASSLFALDQELGQRIFTLPAEAAN